Part of the Thermus islandicus DSM 21543 genome is shown below.
AGAGCGCGCCGAAGAGGCCGTGGTATCCTCTTCATTGGGCCTCCCTAGTCACCGGAGGCCCATTTTATCGGGGATCTTCAGCACCGCGTAAGTCCAGACCGTAATCATTAACCCTCTAAGGACCCCAACCTCATAAACTCTCCCACTCCTCGGGAGTGAGCCCAGCTTGCCGGAGGATGCTCCTCAGGGTGCCCACGGCGATTTCCCGGTGCGCGGGGACGATGACCGTGCGAAGGCCGTCCCGGTCCTCCCTCACAAACTTCACGTGGCTCCCTTTCTGGGAGTAGATGGCGAAGCCTGCCGCCTCGAGGCGCCGCTTGACCTCCCGGTAGGAGAGGGGCCTAAGCGGCGCCAACCTCCACCTCTACCGTCCGCACCTCGGGCACCCGGCTCGGGGTGGGGGGCTCAAGGTAGAGCTCAAGCGCCTCCTTGAGGTTGGCTAGCGCCTCCTCCTCGGTCTCCCCCTGAGAGGCCACATCCACCTCGAGGCACTGGGCCACCCAGAGGTCCCCTTCGCGCCACAAGTGAGCGGTGAAACGCCGGGTCATGGCCTCAGTGTACCCCGCCCCTACACCGGAAGGGGATCCTGCCCCTCTCCGAGGACCTCGATGGGGCGGCCCTTTGCATCCATGCGCCCTAGAGCCCAGAGGACGGCCGCCAGAGCGGCCACCTCCCCAGGCGAGAAAATGCGGGTATAGCCCCCA
Proteins encoded:
- a CDS encoding type II toxin-antitoxin system HicA family toxin; its protein translation is MAPLRPLSYREVKRRLEAAGFAIYSQKGSHVKFVREDRDGLRTVIVPAHREIAVGTLRSILRQAGLTPEEWESL
- a CDS encoding type II toxin-antitoxin system HicB family antitoxin, producing MTRRFTAHLWREGDLWVAQCLEVDVASQGETEEEALANLKEALELYLEPPTPSRVPEVRTVEVEVGAA